The proteins below are encoded in one region of Alistipes communis:
- the plsY gene encoding glycerol-3-phosphate 1-O-acyltransferase PlsY, whose product MILTYYCAVSMILIAYLLGSIPNAVWIGKKYYGIDIREHGSRNAGTTNMLRVLGRRAALPVFALDVLKGFVAVALLGLLKYDDNISDIWLINLKIIAVFAAVLGHIFPVFAHFKGGKGVATLVGAVLGIHPITVLLCFGIWFIVLMITHYVSLSSMIAGCCFPVFVLLSPKINHSVPLVVFSFVIAALLIWTHRKNIDRLKKGTESKIYIWRPVASRRRNDPDK is encoded by the coding sequence ATGATCCTGACATATTACTGTGCTGTCTCCATGATACTTATAGCCTACCTGTTGGGATCGATTCCCAATGCGGTGTGGATCGGTAAGAAATATTACGGCATCGACATCCGCGAACACGGAAGCCGCAACGCCGGCACCACCAACATGCTGCGCGTGCTGGGCCGGCGGGCCGCCCTGCCGGTCTTCGCGCTCGACGTGTTGAAAGGCTTCGTGGCCGTCGCACTGCTCGGCCTGCTCAAATACGACGACAACATCTCCGACATCTGGCTCATCAACCTGAAAATCATCGCCGTATTCGCCGCCGTGCTGGGACACATCTTCCCCGTCTTCGCCCACTTCAAAGGCGGCAAAGGCGTGGCGACGCTGGTGGGCGCCGTGCTCGGTATCCATCCGATCACCGTCCTGCTCTGCTTCGGTATCTGGTTCATCGTGCTGATGATTACGCACTACGTGTCGCTCTCGTCGATGATCGCGGGATGCTGTTTTCCGGTCTTCGTGCTGCTGTCGCCCAAAATCAACCACTCGGTGCCGCTCGTCGTCTTCTCGTTCGTCATCGCCGCACTGCTCATCTGGACGCACCGCAAGAACATCGACCGGCTGAAAAAAGGCACCGAGTCGAAAATCTACATCTGGCGCCCCGTCGCTTCCAGAAGGCGCAACGACCCCGATAAATAA
- a CDS encoding YitT family protein, with product MNLKALLEPVGTFAWWRSMFAIVLGCLIMAVGYSYFVSPYNIVPGGVYGMGIVLHNVFPSIQVGTFGYMIDVPLLASAIIVFGRQFGGRTLFAACLTPGLINLLSWIAFPNQEALEALDPKQLFGGVIDLSNDLMLASLLGAVLIGLGVGLVLRNQATTGGTDIIAMYLQKFAKMKFSTGILLADSCVVLSGLLVIGFGVGSGADREAVEGGSWLLSFYSLITIYVSSRVLAYVIDGASYDKLLFIISENHHAELRDFIIEDMDRSGTYIKGKGMYTDQDREMIFVVVSRKEVHLVQNKVREIDPKAFMVVTDAYETFGEGFKQFPDKDTIQAVG from the coding sequence ATGAATTTGAAAGCGCTTCTCGAACCGGTCGGAACCTTCGCGTGGTGGCGTTCGATGTTCGCCATCGTACTGGGGTGTCTGATCATGGCGGTAGGGTACTCCTATTTCGTCAGCCCGTACAACATCGTTCCCGGCGGCGTGTACGGCATGGGCATCGTCCTGCACAACGTCTTTCCCTCGATTCAGGTCGGTACGTTCGGCTATATGATCGACGTTCCGCTGCTGGCGAGCGCCATCATCGTTTTCGGCCGGCAGTTCGGCGGCCGCACGCTCTTCGCCGCCTGCCTCACGCCGGGTCTGATAAACCTGCTCTCGTGGATCGCCTTTCCCAACCAGGAGGCGCTCGAAGCGCTCGATCCCAAGCAGCTCTTCGGCGGTGTGATCGACCTGTCGAACGACCTGATGCTCGCGTCGCTGCTGGGAGCCGTGCTCATCGGTCTGGGAGTGGGGTTGGTGCTGCGCAATCAGGCTACGACAGGCGGTACGGACATCATCGCCATGTATCTGCAAAAATTCGCCAAGATGAAATTCTCGACGGGCATCCTGCTCGCCGATTCGTGCGTCGTGCTGTCGGGACTTCTGGTCATCGGTTTCGGCGTGGGAAGCGGCGCCGACCGCGAGGCGGTCGAGGGGGGCAGCTGGCTGCTGTCGTTCTACTCGCTCATCACGATCTACGTTTCGTCGCGCGTGCTGGCCTATGTGATCGACGGCGCGTCGTACGACAAACTGCTCTTCATCATCAGTGAGAATCACCATGCCGAACTGCGCGATTTCATCATCGAGGATATGGACCGCAGCGGCACCTACATCAAGGGCAAGGGCATGTATACCGATCAGGACCGGGAGATGATCTTCGTGGTGGTGAGCCGCAAGGAGGTCCATCTGGTGCAGAACAAGGTGCGGGAGATCGATCCCAAAGCCTTCATGGTCGTCACCGACGCCTACGAGACGTTCGGCGAAGGCTTCAAGCAGTTCCCCGACAAGGACACCATCCAGGCGGTGGGATAA